gcccaataaAAATACCCAAGCCCAAATAAAACCCCTAAACCCAAAAcatactcacaattattttctctcttctcaaCTCACAaacccacaaaaaaaaaaacaaatcacGTTCTCCCCCTCCTTCACGTGAAACACTTTGAGGTTCCCTCTTCACTACCTACGCACGTCAGCAGCCACTCCTTGGTTGTTCAGCGCCGCCGACCAACCGCCACCGGACCACCGTCGTCCCTGCTCCGGTTGGTAACTCCTCTTTCTctttgttctttgttctttcCTTTGTTCTTTCTTGCTGTTCTCCCCCTCACTTTGTTCCCCTTTTTTCTCACGGCAGCGAGTCAGCGACCCGCGCCACCACCTCTACCACCATCGACAGCCACCACCACACACCACCAGTCACGTCGCCGCACTAGCCGCTGCATCTTCCAGTCGAGCTTTCGCTTTCCTGCTCCTCCTCTTGGTTTCTTCATTTATCCACACACGTCGCCCAACCACCGTACGACCACCTGGCACCGACCACCGTACTCCTTCGACAAGCGACGCCGCCCAGTTCTGCTGCCGCGCCGCCCTACCGCCGGCGAGCACACTCTCTCCCTCTCTTTTGGttaatttcttaaaccctaagctaatttaatgttttaattacgttttaataatttaatttatgtttcttggattaaatttatgatttttatgattaagttatgaattttcaaattatatattttgattaattaataatttaattttcagattatataattgaattggaattagaattttaattattcaaagcatgaaattttaaggttttaatggttttaatagttttgaaatcatggtaggatgattataaattattaaagttattgtttttatgatttcaaagttttgggagtagtttgaaattagttatattgctgaaaatttaaagtacgatgtttgcaaagagttttcaacgaatttcaatcactaatttaataattgttatgctaggaaatcaaatattcaagttttgttattggagaaaagttctaaatatgtttaggatgtagttagaatgtgttattatagttgtgaacgattagaagttgattgggaatccttgttggttgtttttaggcggagaattctctgtaggagacttttgaattattaaagtggtcttgcagtttgtttaaacaaggtacgtacatacctatgtgcttggaatgtgtgttatctgttgaaaccaagttgaaatttgttgatgaacttgattgtgttggaatttcatgtttaatattgttggatggacatgttgaatatatatatttcgttataaggattataacatgttagtagatgattgatgcaaacatgcaagaacactagattattttatatatattgattcagatcgattgattgttgttcccttttagcttttcactactttatgagggccgaggaccttgtttagtaagttgaaaccttatacccatatagaggggttgatcagtattaaaggaaatgttgaatttaattggaatgagtcttgattgatacctttgtgatcacttacttaattccaagataaaaacagttgtgaataaatgtggattgtatgccttatgtgattgttgagtcataacagagtttcaatttgtaaatcatgtaaagtgaaagtgagtagcaatagctttagactgtgcacgtctaaagtgacggacaaacaagagttggggttcatggtggtagcccatggactttttctcggaccggattgatcatcgtgtcctatttttatccaaacgttcctcgatatcgcaggtcactgaggttacggagtcgcgcccgtacctcatcttccttagtgaagcctctagctaggaaactcggtccattgtctatttcaattaaaataatattattgttataaaagttctagtccagtctagcctagtctagtcaagtgtgatcttcaaattaatatgttttgcctgcccttatttatgttttattagtatcatgttaggattgatcgtttaatataatcatattaggattattattgatttagtatgtagtactcagctttgctgattacgtgctttgtttgtgtgtgttgatcatggctatgccttattgatcctgtgatgacccattttggtgagcagtctctaaggatcaataagcgttgccatctacaggtttgaagatgatgcatcattgggatcgggattagagagcttgtatttagttttgtttgctaagtgacttggtttgttaatttggacttgaaacttgtcgtactatttatatttctttattttcgttgattggtttttggatttaatatgtaatcgattatttataaacccaaaagttagttttatgttttccgctgcaaaattctgaataagccgatacgttttcacacgggcgataatgccttgataattctgtacgttttatgttaaaaagttattttagaaaagagagaattgtcggggtgttacagatcGCCCAAGATATATCCGCAGAGTAGAGATTGGGGGTTcgggggacatttactaatacggggagtgcccaacattagccATGCGTCAGTCCTTAATTACTAGTCTAAAACACCATAACGAATAACAacaaagggacatgcgttataaCTACATTGCTaatttgagttgattttaatgcacaaataatAACTAAACAATGTATCGAATATCACTTACTAAATGAGCTGAAAGGTTATTGGGACATCTAtaaaatatactaaaagagaggaaatcaatgtggtgatgacaaatgtcactacaTGATTCGCCTCTctcttaaattaaaaaaaggtAAATAAAATCAATAATCTAAATTTAAGTTGTCTTATTTAAGGAAAAATGTGCACTAAAGAAAATATTATTGTTTTTCAATATAAATCTTAAAGATTCTGTTGATAATAAACATCCTAAAAatactaaataaaaatagaaaatagaaaaaacATAGATAAGTTAATATTCTATTCCCGTGCTTATGTAAATGACATGTAAATAGAGCTTataatctaattaaattatatcgTAATAAGATTGTTTATGTGCAACTGCCTATATGTTGCAAGTTATGCCTATATAttaaattgtaattttttttttttacatataaattgtcaatattcaatattaatATTTAGATTCTATTACGTGCTTATGTAAACAGAGAGGGGAGAGAAAAAGAGAGCAGATGTCTGATAAATATCAATTTAATATATAGGCAATTTAACCATGCTTATGTTAAACACTCTTACGATTAGAGAATAGAGTTTAATACTCTTGCGATACAATTTAATTAAACTACAATCGTTACATAAAGTGTTTATTAACATAAGGAATGTTTAGAATATGTATGTACTTAAATCAATAAATGACATTCTTATTCTCCTTGATCTAATTATTTCACACTTGTAAATATTTCGTAGTTTTGTTGTAATTATTTCACACTTAGAACATGCTTCATAGTATCGCCTTGATTTAAGTATGTACTACagtattttttttgttctacaaatataaattaaaattattaaaagaaaGATGAAGATAGAATCAAATATATCATAAGCAcatattttgtattaaaagaaagATGAAGATAGAatcaatacggagtatattgtacgaatataatataaggatcttaattttaaaaagaCATATTTTATAGACTTGCATATAAATTGAAGTATTACTGATAAGTACATACTAATGAGTATCTATATGAAATGCAACAAACttccaaaaaataaatttcaacaACCTTTGACACAAATATTGTTTTTTCCATAAAACAATTATCTTATACAATATTATGGAAAACCTATATATTATCTTATATCAAAAAAATTGAACATGCAATATGTGTACTATGACGTATATTAATACTGAAATATTATAGCCACTATTATTGTATGGATAGCGAAATATGTTTTCATTACACAACATATAAATAGATTAGATGAAGAATATACTACTCAGTATCTATCAACCAAACAAAGCCCAAGTTTAAAAGGAATAAGAAAATATGTAAACGAACAATTTAATTGAAACTTAAACATATGTAAGGATAGCacattatgtgattcaaatttTTAGCTATGTTTATATTGATATTTTTCTCTTTACCTCCTCTATAAGTTGTGTATCGCGAGACTATGTTGCAAGTTAAAAAATTAAGTATATGAAATTACCAATTGGATTTACAATTTTTTGTTGTATACAATAAATGGCATATTAAAAAAAGGACATAGAACGGGTTAGGATATGACTTATTCACATTTTAAAGAATATTTAAATCCCCTGTTATgaaaagtaattcaattaattcAAAATAGCGTAAGGGAAAATTGCATTGCTTTGTTGTTGGACAttcaaaaaataagtaaataggaGTGTTAAAGAGAATTTCAAAAATCCATATACATATTTGCAATTTTATTAATCTATTAATATATAAATTTCCATTATTACTCATTAAAgtagattgattttaatttgtaTATAAAGATGCATTGTTGTGGAGCTGACAAGTGTCACTATCTAATTGTATTGCTTTATTGTTGAACAttcaaaaaaagaagaaaataggAGTGCTAAATAGAATTTCATAGTCCATATTTATtaggataaattattttttaccacctaaaaaaaattaaaaattgttttttaccacctaaaaacgaaaaaattgaagaaaacgTTATGTGGGGCAATTACTTGTGAGTTACTTCGACTTGACATCTCCTATTGTTCTATTGCTACCGCTTTGCATTTGCTACGCTATTATTCCAGCAAGGGCTGtagtttattaattaaaatgtaaACATCTTCACTATTACTCAATAAGtagattgattttaaattagtgCATAAATTGATATTAAATTTTTATCGTGAATCATGCAAGTGATATACTATCCTTGCATTAATGAACTATTTCATAAATGTAACTTAGTTATCTAACGCGGGAATGAAGGAAAGTTTTTGACCCTCAACATGATTGACTCCATCATTGATCCTAGGTGGCTAGGGATGGAGATAAATTTTGTGGGTTATGGGAATGAAAAATTTATCTGATGCGGGCGATGAGGTTATCCGTCGCGGGTAGGACCTGACAGCTTCAATTATCCTTTATCTAATTGATTATAAgtatatcaatattttttttaatactaaCGTACATATTATAATTTTGCACATTTACTCGATCACCTAATCATATAACTAAGTTGCCAAACACTCTAGAacagagttttaaaattcaaaactcttataccaaaaaaaaaattgtcggACCAAGGGTGAGCTTGAGGCGGGTGCACATTTCAGGGTGGGTGAAGGAGCGGGATGAGTTTTATTTTGTGTCCCGCGAGGGTGGGATCGAGATTGTGTTTGAGATGAGGATGAGTATCATCTTTATCGTGGATGGCGAGGATAGGAACAAGATAAGCAAGTACAGTTATGGAGAGACCAATCCTCCGCACTCGCCCCGCGTTGAAGTCATGTGTAGCTAAATAAACTAGATTGTGTAGGTGGGTGTTAAGTGATCGGGTATAAAGATACATGGTTTGTTGAGTATTAGGTGGATATGATTATCGAAGTAAATGATGGATGCAAATGACTTTAATTTTTGACACGGGTGATGAACAtggtgaaaataattttatatacgtaccctttgtgatttttttttcttaaataaaataagagacTGAACAGAGCCATAACATATCTATCCAGTAATAATTTTAGTTAGAAGAACATCTATAAACACTATTGATGACAATTGTCAATAACTATAATTTAGTTTTCCCATTCAAAATTAAtctaaatcgtgcatcgcacgggtactatactagtttatATTACTAAGTCGAGTGACACAAGTGACAAATATTTTCTTAGATGAAAATAAGTGAACCACAATACACGTAGAATCAAAATACGTGAttagtttattttcaaaaaaaaaaaaaaatacgtgATTAGTTCATCTAAAGCAAGTTAGTACtaatttatttcaattttaattttaattttataataaaaaatagaaaattatttAGAGACATGTGTAATTATTAAATATAAAGAGAGGACCTATCCTTGGGGTTGTCTAGGCATGGTAAAAGAAAGATTTTTGTGGATATCATAAGAAAAAAAGtgataaaaaaaatggaaagaACTAAAAGGAATAAAATGAGTTGTATTATCCGTTCTATAATGATGTTCCATTTTAGGTTTGTAACACTATTCATAGTTGAAGAGGATCTTCTAAATCATTACCAATATACTACccccgtttcaaaatgatctttatacttttcattttagtttgtttcataatgttctttacactgctttattctattttttgacatggatatttactaccttatcctTCTTACCCCcaatatttacaatttcccACTCACTTTCCCTTACTTAATactttttttcttacacccacccacttttttacatatttctcttactttattcatatttcattatattcaaccaacttttctaCTTTTATCTAGATATCCGTGCAAATAATAGCTGTAAATATCTTTATGAAACGGGGGtagtataattaaaaaaaaccatATTCATGCGGGGCCTTGTTTGATTCATCTCAATGATTACTAACAATatcaaaactttataatttttaatattgtgtaATTGTAGATAAAAAACGATATAAAACGTGCGTTGACAAACGTGAAAAAAGAAACTGGAACATAATTATAGAACGGATGAAGTACAAAACTAAAATtagtataaaaattataaaaaatgaatTTGACATAACATATTATCATAACATTACCTTCTATAACACATCCAATGATAGAAAATGAAATATAATacaaaaaaacatgaaataaaataaaatgggaAAAAAACACACTTGAAAGAATTAAATTGTTGAGATgtggaataaaaataaaaataaaaataaataaaaaattaattaaatgatGGGAACGAACAACCTATATTAGTTATTTTAATAGTGAAAATATATTCAAGTCTGAAAGATATTTAGATATGAGTAATTGGGGTTACTACATCAACTTTAGTTGTGATTTAAttcaaaaagtaaataaaatttaattatttaaggaTTTAAGTTTAAGGAATTGACACTATTTTACTTTTGTCCTTATTTTAATTAGTCATTTAACTAAATAAGTCTACTTACGTTATGGGTGTTTTAATTTAGGGGTGAATTTAGTTACCCCAACAATAAATAAATGCATTTTTCAATCTATGATTTCAAATCTACTCTATATAAATTAATTTCTCGAactaaatatttaaatatttaaatgctTTTTTGTGATTAATATTATGTGAATTACATGATTTCCCCTTACatttcacaaataaaaaaagtacCCCGTAATTTTTATAGAAACATTATGCATTAGTATGCATTTGTCATCTATAACAAAAAGAAGAATTTTGGTCTTAACCTAGACCCCCAAGTTTGTGTCAAGGAAGTTATAAGAAtatgttatttatttttctaataatAAAGTGAAGACTCTTAGTTTTGTATAAAATACACATATATTTAATAACCTTTTAATTGCAAGTGGACATTTAAGATAAACCACAACGAGATAACATAATAAATTAACAAAGAACACTTTGATTGCATTTTCATCAAATAGATATGATTACGAAGTAAAATATTTgtttttcaccaaaaaaaaaagattgctTATAATTACGTACCACTTAAAAGTCATTATTACTTTGAAAAAAATTTCATATAGATTTTACATCATTTAAATTTCTCACATATACATCCAGGATATGGATTTGCATAAAAATTTTCCTCTGCTCGTGGAGTAGGCCCAACTTGTCTAAAAGTAGGATCACTTATCCTTCCTTTGTGCAACTGCTTGACCTTGGAAGAAAATTCTTCCCAAGATAGATGTTTACTATCTAGTAGATCGATAAGCTTCACAAAATTCTTTCTGTAAATTGgtcaaattaataaatgaaaacaTAAGTTAATAAtgcaattatattaatattgattGTCATATGTATATTAAAATAAATGTAATATGACTTACATATCTGGGGTAAGAGTCTTCCGAAATCCTTCATATAACCTATTACCTTTTACTGCCTTTGCCATATGTCCATCATAAGTATAAATAAATACATCGCTCTCAACAGCAACCATGTAATCTACAGCAGCAAGTTTGTTACTATGACCTTGAAAAGATGTCCATTTATGTTCGATGGATAAACTTGTATGATCAAACAAGTTTGGATACTTTGAACGTAAAGGTTCAACACCACTGTGACTGTAAATTTCGCCAGCAACTATGTAAATTACGGTGTCATTTGGAATTTCCAATGCCTCGAAGAATATAGAAACCTCTCTTGGAGTCATTGGACATGCTCCTTCTAATCTCATTTGTTTACCATTTATACGTTTTTCCTTCCAATGTGTTGTGTGACGTCTCATACTTGTAAGATCCTTTGCCTCGTTGAAAGTTAAGTTGTGAGTACATGCCGTGAATGCTAGTATATCTTTCTCATACCTAACTTCAGTTATGACACCTTAAGTTTAAATATGtggaatgaaaaataaaataaccaaGGAAACAAGTTTAGCAATAAACTCTGCTAAATATAGTGTTGATTATTAGATTTGGTGTGGccaataatttttttatggTTTTATGGTTTTCATTTCGTTTTAAACCCTTTATATTTTATACATATGGAATAttataaagtgtcaattttttttgcaataattattttatttaaaattaataaaatattttcgtgtaaaagagaaaaaaatggaaaaaacaGACACCACGCAttccttattttcgtttctTACATATAACTATATTAACACTATGAATAACATTTCATCCAATTGACATCAATCACAAACTTACTTCATCTAGTGTATGAATTCCATTTTATGAAGGCacgaaaaaccaaaaaaattgaTGGAATGATTAAGCGACATAAGTTTCATTATCGTACTTATAGTGTTGTTTTAACCATGTGTAAGACTCCGACTAAGATAATGTATCGTTATCTACTTTATACATATTTATGAAATGTATGATTGGTAGAGGGATTAATAGTGCAAAAAGAAGGTCATTGAATAATGAAGTAATGAAGATACAAATTCATATTTAGTTGAGAGTCAAGAATACTTTTAAAGTTAGAAAACTAGAATAAGAgcttaataaatttataaattgcATCCTATGTATGTTTATGATAGACATATGTATAGCTCAAGATATGTATAATAAATTGTACTAATCAAACATATGTTTAGCTTATGTATATTTGTTAAAAACTTTCTTAATACCAGTAAAAACGGTATTCCAAAGAGAGTCTTTAGTAACAATATGTTTTTTAATCACCAAAAATAGTTCTAGTAAGTGTAAACAAGTTTTattcattaaatttattttatttttaacaaaTACCTTAATaccaaagaaaaataaaacaggaaataaatgaaaatcaatttaatcaacaaaacaaaattttgatttgtaaaaatcaattttagtcaataaaatattaaagttctGGAAAAATAAGATGGATACAAAAAGGCTTGGATATTCTTCAAGAATATAAATCCAACGTTACATGGCGCTAGTGGTAAAAATTAAAGTATAACACCCCTTAAAAGACTAATAGTTGGTATTAATTTAAAGTAAGTTTTAATTAGTAAGATAATTTatgtttattaaaaatctatttttcttattaaaaataaatataccAAAAGAAAGATAACAATGGTACTCAGtaaaatttgttttaattattataaataatcTCTATTTATAAGGGAACTCCTGAGATCAATTTAGTAAttgcacttttggtgtccccttatAGAATAGTCTATTATACCCTCGCTCAcaattgaattaataaaaaaatcttgCCTTAAATTAAATCAAGATAAATTATATCATAATTGCCAATttggaaataaattaaataaattcagcCATTTTTATGATTATTGCAATTATAGGTTAAGGTAAATTAGGGGACAACAACAATCTATGATTGGAGCATTATTATTGGTTGTAGTTGAATAGCTACTAATTATACAAATACAATATCACTTTCTTTTATAGTTACAATCTTACAATTATCACACACTTGGTGGATATATCTCAATCTATCATTTCATTTTAAAGTTTTCAATCTAtcccttttattgcttaatACTTTCAAATTTTTATTACTTTGTAGTAACTAAGCAAGTTCTTTATTTTCTGTTACAAATTTTTGTAGAAACTAAAAAGTTAGATGAAAACAATGTTCATATGTCAATTGCTACTCTGGTCTGTATAACATTTTTCACATTTTAATCGACCTTTCTACTACATTTTTTAAAATCATATGTTATTGTTAAAGCACTGATGCAACGGGGACTCTGGAAAAAAAGAAAACCATGTACTCCGTAGTACTAAATTATTTATGACTTAAAACTACAAGAAACATCT
This genomic stretch from Spinacia oleracea cultivar Varoflay chromosome 3, BTI_SOV_V1, whole genome shotgun sequence harbors:
- the LOC110788825 gene encoding O-fucosyltransferase 19 isoform X2 produces the protein MQPKCKEGNKYGTKNATNGYIIITANGGLNQMRVGISDMVAVAYLMNATLVRPKLDHNSYWKDKSEFADIFSWERFIEVLKHDIKIVEEIPPEFQRRKYLVKAPISWSKANYYKWEMSRLLKKYKVIHFSQTNSRLANNGLSGSIQRLRCRAMFEALEYTNEIKLLANNFIRSLRRNDNPYIALHLRYEKDILAFTACTHNLTFNEAKDLTSMRRHTTHWKEKRINGKQMRLEGACPMTPREVSIFFEALEIPNDTVIYIVAGEIYSHSGVEPLRSKYPNLFDHTSLSIEHKWTSFQGHSNKLAAVDYMVAVESDVFIYTYDGHMAKAVKGNRLYEGFRKTLTPDIKNFVKLIDLLDSKHLSWEEFSSKVKQLHKGRISDPTFRQVGPTPRAEENFYANPYPGCICEKFK